In Anaerolineales bacterium, the following proteins share a genomic window:
- a CDS encoding alkaline phosphatase family protein, with protein MNRKKFLYVFLFLLLLACQTPNLAGLPLLPTATFTETLTPTLTATPTLTTTPTETSTPTLTPTPAPLARRVLILSIDGLRPDLISLAPMPNLQALMQNGAYTLTAQTVYPSVTLVSHSSMLVGVCPSKHGVNWNDYIPKNGIAQGVDLFDLAHAAGLQTVMHVGKEKLKQITDPASLDIFTYVNDRDLVVAKRLTDDFPENFGVLFVHFPLVDGMGEVYGWLSSQQVSVARRADEALELILAALDERGLRGETLIIVTADHGGHDTTHGSTMPEDMTIPWIASGAGIQPKQLTTQVHTMDTAATAAFALGLDIPAEWDGVPVYEAFGLPVQKQSEACK; from the coding sequence ATGAACCGCAAAAAATTCCTATACGTTTTTCTGTTTCTTCTCTTGCTTGCCTGCCAGACTCCGAACCTCGCAGGCTTGCCCCTCTTGCCGACCGCCACATTTACCGAAACGCTCACCCCAACGCTCACCGCGACGCCCACTCTCACAACAACCCCAACCGAAACCTCCACGCCAACTCTGACTCCCACACCTGCGCCTCTCGCGCGCCGCGTCCTGATCCTCTCCATTGACGGACTTCGCCCCGACTTGATCTCGCTCGCGCCGATGCCGAACCTCCAAGCGTTGATGCAAAACGGCGCGTACACGTTGACCGCGCAAACGGTGTATCCGAGCGTGACGCTGGTCTCACATTCTTCGATGCTGGTTGGAGTCTGCCCCTCCAAGCACGGCGTCAATTGGAACGATTACATCCCCAAAAACGGGATCGCGCAAGGCGTTGACCTGTTCGACCTTGCGCACGCGGCGGGCTTGCAAACCGTGATGCACGTGGGCAAGGAAAAATTAAAGCAGATCACCGATCCAGCGAGTCTGGATATTTTCACCTACGTCAACGACCGCGACCTGGTTGTCGCCAAACGTTTGACCGATGACTTCCCCGAAAATTTTGGCGTGTTGTTCGTGCATTTTCCGCTCGTGGATGGGATGGGAGAAGTGTACGGCTGGCTTTCGTCACAACAAGTCAGCGTCGCCCGCCGCGCGGACGAAGCGCTGGAGTTGATCCTCGCCGCGTTGGATGAACGCGGCTTGCGCGGCGAAACGCTCATCATCGTCACTGCCGATCATGGTGGTCACGATACGACACACGGATCAACAATGCCTGAGGATATGACCATCCCATGGATCGCGTCCGGCGCGGGGATTCAGCCAAAACAGTTGACAACCCAAGTCCACACGATGGACACCGCCGCCACCGCCGCGTTCGCGCTCGGTCTCGATATCCCTGCCGAGTGGGACGGGGTTCCGGTGTATGAGGCGTTTGGCTTGCCAGTGCAAAAACAATCGGAGGCATGTAAGTGA